The following are from one region of the Methylophilus sp. DW102 genome:
- a CDS encoding DUF1003 domain-containing protein → MTASEHEIAETLIGKDYDAMDAHTQRVARHLTERRHVSRNTADESDGSMTTAQRAADAVARFGGSWTFIFVFALVLIAWVVLNSVILLKYDRAFDPYPYILLNLFLSMLASIQAPIILMSQNRQAEIDRKHAEHDYEVNLKAELEILLLHEKMDGLREQQWQELIDLQQQQIGLLEQLLAEQNKKPS, encoded by the coding sequence ATGACCGCCAGTGAACATGAGATTGCAGAAACGCTGATCGGCAAGGATTATGACGCCATGGACGCGCACACCCAGCGCGTCGCCCGGCACCTGACCGAGCGCAGGCATGTGTCACGCAATACGGCAGATGAGAGTGACGGTAGCATGACCACCGCTCAACGGGCCGCCGATGCCGTAGCTCGTTTTGGCGGCTCCTGGACGTTTATTTTTGTGTTTGCTCTGGTGCTGATCGCCTGGGTCGTGCTGAACTCGGTCATTTTGCTCAAATATGACCGTGCGTTTGACCCCTATCCTTATATTCTGCTCAATCTGTTTTTGTCTATGCTGGCCTCGATACAAGCCCCCATCATCCTGATGTCACAGAACCGGCAGGCAGAAATAGACCGCAAACATGCAGAGCATGACTATGAAGTGAACTTGAAAGCAGAACTGGAGATTTTGCTGCTGCATGAAAAAATGGATGGTTTGCGCGAGCAACAGTGGCAGGAACTTATAGACTTGCAGCAACAGCAAATTGGCTTGCTCGAGCAGTTACTGGCCGAGCAAAATAAAAAACCATCTTAG
- the dcd gene encoding dCTP deaminase, which produces MSIKSDKWIRRMAEQHGMIEPFEPTLVREVNGQKIVSYGTSSYGYDIRCADEFRVFTNINSTIVDPKAFDPQSFVEVSGKGYCVIPPNSFALARTVEYFRIPRSVLTICLGKSTYARCGIIVNVTPFEPEWEGYVTLEFSNTTPLPAKIYAGEGCAQVLFLESDEVCETSYKDRGGKYQGQIGVTLPKI; this is translated from the coding sequence ATGAGCATTAAGTCTGATAAATGGATACGCAGGATGGCTGAACAACACGGCATGATAGAGCCGTTCGAGCCCACGCTGGTCCGCGAGGTGAATGGTCAAAAAATTGTGTCTTACGGCACCTCCTCTTACGGCTACGATATCCGTTGTGCGGACGAATTCCGCGTGTTCACCAACATCAACAGCACCATTGTCGACCCCAAGGCATTTGACCCACAGTCTTTTGTCGAGGTCTCAGGCAAAGGCTATTGCGTCATTCCTCCCAACTCGTTTGCACTGGCACGTACGGTCGAATACTTCCGCATCCCGCGTTCCGTGTTAACGATTTGCCTGGGCAAGTCCACGTATGCGCGCTGCGGCATTATTGTCAATGTGACACCGTTTGAACCTGAGTGGGAAGGCTATGTGACGCTGGAGTTTAGTAACACGACGCCGTTGCCAGCCAAGATTTATGCAGGTGAAGGCTGTGCACAAGTGCTGTTCCTGGAGTCTGATGAAGTCTGTGAAACCAGTTATAAAGACCGTGGTGGCAAATACCAAGGTCAAATTGGTGTCACATTACCAAAGATATAA
- a CDS encoding peroxiredoxin produces the protein MLIKLIMYGLLFWLALWGYRQYQQPSTRVSVGMKAPAFSLPDAQGNLRQLSEWQGKWLVLYFYPKDDTPGCTREACQFRDDIQQIHALGAEVVGISVDTVASHAAFAQKHRLSFPLLADSNGQVADAYGALFNLVVFQAAKRMTFIVDPQGVVAESYSNVNPDGHSEAIIRDLKRLSAF, from the coding sequence ATGCTGATCAAACTGATCATGTACGGCCTGTTGTTCTGGTTAGCCCTCTGGGGCTATCGCCAATATCAGCAGCCTTCTACACGTGTCAGCGTCGGCATGAAAGCTCCGGCATTCAGTCTGCCCGATGCCCAGGGAAACCTGCGGCAACTCTCCGAATGGCAGGGTAAATGGCTGGTGCTTTATTTTTATCCCAAAGATGACACCCCTGGTTGTACGCGCGAAGCTTGCCAGTTCAGGGATGATATCCAGCAGATCCATGCCCTGGGTGCCGAGGTGGTAGGGATCAGTGTCGATACCGTTGCCAGCCATGCCGCATTTGCGCAAAAACACCGCTTGTCTTTTCCGTTGCTGGCGGACAGCAATGGTCAGGTGGCTGATGCCTATGGCGCCTTGTTTAACCTTGTCGTCTTCCAGGCCGCCAAACGCATGACCTTTATTGTTGACCCGCAAGGCGTCGTTGCCGAGTCCTACAGCAACGTCAATCCTGACGGGCATAGCGAGGCCATCATTCGTGACCTCAAGCGCCTGTCGGCTTTTTAG
- a CDS encoding glycosyltransferase family 1 protein, translating to MMTMLIVTDTFQQTNGVSTTYKNLRRVAKSRNLRFRVLHPSLYRWIPLPFYPEIQLNIQPLRLWRTLNRIQPKQLHIATEGVMGLVARHWCKSRGIAFTTSYHTRFPEYLELMWWIPARWTYAYLRWFHQGAHATFVTTESMRQTLQTHGFKHLVIWSRGVSEQLLSVAQPPVAGQKLRVLNVGRVSREKNLDALCEHQDTFDITIAGDGPYLSQLKQKYPRVNFVGYQYGKALAALYAQHDVFAFPSRTDTFGIVMIEAMCNGLPVAAFDVTGPRDVIKHGFSGMLTEDLAQAIAQCSLLDKEAIREQARSQWSWAHCFETFQKHYPDHSPCVRSQPATTNAEIA from the coding sequence ATGATGACGATGTTGATTGTGACGGACACTTTTCAGCAAACCAATGGTGTCTCTACGACCTACAAAAACCTGCGGCGGGTGGCCAAATCACGCAACTTGCGTTTTCGTGTTTTGCACCCTAGCCTGTATCGCTGGATACCGTTGCCGTTTTATCCTGAAATCCAGCTCAATATCCAACCCTTGCGCCTGTGGCGCACACTCAACCGCATCCAGCCTAAACAATTGCATATTGCCACCGAGGGCGTCATGGGCCTGGTGGCGCGCCACTGGTGCAAATCGCGCGGGATTGCGTTTACGACCTCCTATCACACGCGCTTTCCTGAATATCTCGAATTAATGTGGTGGATCCCCGCACGCTGGACTTATGCTTATTTACGCTGGTTTCACCAAGGTGCACATGCCACCTTTGTCACCACCGAAAGTATGCGCCAGACCTTGCAGACGCATGGATTCAAGCACTTGGTGATTTGGTCGCGGGGCGTCTCAGAACAGTTATTGAGCGTTGCGCAGCCGCCAGTGGCCGGACAAAAATTGCGCGTCTTGAATGTCGGCAGGGTGAGCCGTGAAAAAAACCTGGATGCGCTATGTGAGCATCAGGATACGTTTGACATCACCATCGCTGGCGATGGCCCTTATTTAAGCCAGCTTAAGCAAAAATACCCGCGCGTCAATTTTGTTGGCTATCAATATGGCAAGGCACTGGCGGCGTTATATGCGCAGCATGATGTGTTTGCTTTCCCCTCCCGCACCGATACGTTTGGCATTGTGATGATAGAGGCGATGTGTAACGGCCTGCCCGTGGCAGCATTTGATGTGACGGGGCCCAGAGATGTGATCAAACATGGTTTTTCAGGCATGTTGACCGAGGATCTTGCGCAAGCTATTGCGCAGTGTTCATTGCTGGACAAGGAGGCGATACGCGAGCAGGCCCGCAGCCAGTGGAGCTGGGCGCATTGCTTTGAGACGTTTCAAAAGCACTATCCTGACCATAGCCCCTGTGTACGCTCACAGCCAGCTACGACTAACGCAGAGATTGCATGA
- a CDS encoding fasciclin domain-containing protein codes for MNKLLALTLLAISYTHHANADTLLQTADQEGNFKTFLQAVKTAGLESTLNDKGPITLFAPNDAAFAKLPKAKLKALMANPAELKKVLSYHIYPGKITSADVSAGKVKSLEGADLKLTVTDGVKVDNVKVIGDEINADNGVIHTMSAVLIPKG; via the coding sequence ATGAACAAACTACTTGCACTCACCTTGTTAGCCATCAGCTATACCCATCACGCCAATGCAGATACCCTGCTGCAAACCGCGGATCAGGAAGGCAACTTCAAAACCTTTTTACAAGCAGTTAAAACTGCCGGCCTGGAAAGCACCCTCAACGATAAAGGCCCGATTACCCTGTTTGCCCCTAACGATGCCGCCTTTGCCAAATTGCCCAAAGCCAAGCTCAAAGCCTTGATGGCTAACCCAGCCGAGCTCAAAAAAGTGCTCAGCTACCATATCTATCCAGGCAAAATTACCTCGGCAGACGTGAGTGCTGGCAAGGTTAAATCGCTAGAGGGCGCTGACTTGAAACTCACTGTGACTGATGGCGTAAAAGTGGACAATGTCAAAGTGATTGGTGATGAAATCAATGCTGATAACGGAGTGATCCATACCATGAGTGCGGTGCTGATTCCAAAAGGCTAA
- the zwf gene encoding glucose-6-phosphate dehydrogenase, translating into MTNKIDPCTLVLFGASGNLARVKLYPGLFRLDLLGRLPDDMKIIGVGRQVVDLDAWRADIKSMLDTKFKKGYDQKVFERFIARNFYHANPPTDPDAFNKLKATLSDEKVFPQNLAYFLSVRPVDFAPVVESLANVGLTQEDKYWRRVVIEKPFGTDLPSAKELQAAITKHLKESQIYRIDHYLGKSALQNILLQRFTNTVLEPIWNNQYIDHVQITNTEMLGVGDRTQFYDSTGALRDMLQSHILQTLALTAMELPKDLSPEGVRDAKIKLLEQIRPIPVNELEKHAFRAQYSAGEINGEKVPGYLEELGNNDSVVETYAALKLFIDNPRWKGVPFYIRTAKRLHEADTRIAIRFKKAPLQINDQDQNWLIIGIQPRECIKLEIQSKIPGLDVQTRTIQLDAANRWDADDSVDAYEALLLNLMQGDNSNYLHISEAEAQWRLVDPVVKAWAEDKRPVHQYPAGSRDPEASKVIFEAEDQFWRYSIELGGDK; encoded by the coding sequence ATGACGAATAAAATTGATCCATGCACCCTGGTATTATTTGGCGCGAGTGGCAACCTTGCCCGCGTAAAATTGTATCCTGGTTTGTTCAGGCTAGACCTGCTGGGCCGCCTGCCTGATGACATGAAAATTATCGGCGTTGGCCGTCAAGTGGTTGATCTGGATGCCTGGCGTGCAGACATCAAATCCATGCTGGATACCAAATTCAAAAAAGGGTATGACCAGAAAGTCTTCGAGCGCTTTATCGCCCGTAACTTCTACCATGCCAACCCACCGACTGACCCAGACGCGTTCAACAAACTGAAAGCCACGCTGAGCGACGAAAAAGTATTTCCGCAGAACCTGGCTTACTTCCTCTCAGTACGTCCGGTAGACTTTGCACCAGTCGTTGAATCACTGGCCAATGTCGGCCTGACTCAGGAAGACAAATACTGGCGCCGCGTGGTGATCGAAAAACCATTCGGTACCGATCTGCCATCTGCCAAAGAACTGCAGGCTGCCATCACCAAGCACCTGAAAGAAAGCCAGATTTACCGTATCGACCACTACCTGGGCAAATCCGCGCTGCAAAACATCTTGCTGCAACGCTTTACCAATACCGTGTTAGAGCCGATCTGGAACAACCAGTACATTGACCATGTGCAAATCACCAACACCGAAATGCTGGGTGTAGGCGACCGTACGCAGTTCTACGACAGCACAGGTGCTCTGCGCGACATGTTGCAAAGCCATATTCTGCAAACCTTGGCACTGACCGCCATGGAGCTGCCAAAAGACCTGTCACCGGAAGGCGTACGTGACGCTAAAATCAAGTTGCTGGAGCAGATTCGCCCTATCCCAGTCAACGAACTGGAAAAGCATGCTTTCCGCGCGCAATACAGTGCCGGTGAAATCAATGGCGAAAAAGTGCCAGGCTACCTCGAAGAACTGGGCAACAATGACAGCGTAGTAGAAACCTATGCTGCCTTGAAACTGTTTATTGATAACCCACGCTGGAAAGGGGTGCCTTTCTACATCCGCACCGCCAAGCGCCTGCACGAAGCCGATACGCGTATTGCTATCCGCTTCAAAAAAGCGCCATTGCAAATCAATGACCAGGACCAAAACTGGCTCATCATCGGCATCCAGCCACGTGAGTGCATCAAGCTCGAAATCCAGTCCAAGATTCCTGGCCTGGATGTACAAACCCGTACTATCCAGCTGGATGCAGCCAACCGTTGGGACGCAGACGACTCCGTAGATGCTTACGAGGCCTTGCTGCTGAACCTGATGCAAGGTGACAACTCCAACTACCTGCATATTTCTGAAGCCGAAGCACAATGGCGCCTGGTGGATCCAGTGGTGAAAGCCTGGGCAGAAGACAAGCGCCCGGTCCATCAGTACCCTGCTGGCAGCCGCGATCCTGAAGCGTCCAAAGTGATTTTTGAAGCGGAAGATCAATTCTGGCGTTACAGCATTGAATTAGGCGGCGATAAGTAA
- the pgl gene encoding 6-phosphogluconolactonase, with product MSLNAQTRWHTFQSQEEINQAALNRILAAADAAIAKHGSFLIVLAGGSTPKAVYQLLAKADADWSKWHVYHNDDRCLPVDHVDRNSKMARDAWLSHVAIPENQIHDIPAELGNVAGALAYSEILKGVRTFDLVILGLGEDGHTASLFPGQAVDNSADAVPVFNSPKPPADRITISQKRLNDTHEVMFLVTGAGKQEAVDNWRKGVAIPATLIQSPNGVDVYCFGVVLS from the coding sequence ATGTCTTTGAATGCTCAAACCCGTTGGCACACGTTTCAATCCCAGGAAGAAATCAACCAGGCAGCACTTAACAGAATTCTGGCGGCTGCTGACGCCGCCATTGCCAAGCATGGCAGTTTTCTGATTGTACTGGCAGGCGGCAGTACACCCAAGGCGGTGTATCAGTTGTTGGCAAAAGCTGATGCCGACTGGTCCAAATGGCATGTCTATCATAATGATGACCGTTGTTTGCCAGTCGATCATGTGGATCGCAACAGCAAAATGGCGCGCGATGCGTGGTTAAGCCATGTGGCGATTCCTGAAAATCAGATTCATGATATTCCGGCCGAGCTCGGCAATGTGGCTGGCGCGCTGGCTTATAGCGAGATCCTTAAAGGCGTGCGCACCTTTGATCTGGTGATTTTGGGGCTGGGTGAAGATGGGCATACTGCTAGTTTATTCCCAGGCCAGGCGGTTGATAACAGTGCCGATGCCGTGCCAGTGTTTAACTCGCCCAAACCGCCCGCGGATCGCATTACGATTAGCCAAAAGCGGCTGAACGATACGCATGAGGTCATGTTTCTGGTGACGGGGGCGGGCAAGCAGGAGGCGGTGGATAACTGGCGTAAAGGTGTAGCGATTCCGGCGACATTAATCCAGTCACCGAATGGTGTGGATGTCTATTGCTTTGGTGTGGTTTTGAGCTAA
- a CDS encoding arginine/lysine/ornithine decarboxylase → MKFRFPIVIIDEDFRSENSSGLGIRVLAKAIEEEGLEVLGVTSYGDLTSFAQQQSRASAFILSIDDEEIVEEKPEAIEQLRNFVQEIRYRNEEIPIFLHGETRTSRHIPNDVLRELHGFIHMNEDTPEFVARLIIREAKAYLDSLPPPFFKALTHYAADGSYSWHCPGHSGGVAFLKSPVGQMFHQFFGENMLRADVCNAVDELGQLLDHTGPVAASERNAARIYNCDHLYFVTNGTSTSNKIVWNSTVAPGDIVVVDRNCHKSVLHSIIMTGAVPVFLMPTRNHFGIIGPIPKSEFAWENIQKKIERNPFATDKNAKPRVLTITQSTYDGVLYNVEEIKEMLDGKIDTLHFDEAWLPHATFHDFYGDYHAIGADRPRCKESMVFSTQSTHKLLAGLSQASQILVQDADQNRLDRDVFNEAYLMHTSTSPQYSIIASCDVAAAMMEAPGGTALVEESLKEALDFRRAMRKVDEEWGTDWWFKVWGPTDLSEDGLEERDAWMLKANERWHGFGNLAEGFNMLDPIKATIITPGLDVDGEFSEEFGIPAAIVTKYLAEHGVIVEKTGLYSFFIMFTIGITKGRWNTMVAALQQFKDDYDKNQPLWKVLPEFVQKHPRYERVGLKDLCTQIHEVYKANDVARLTTEMYLSDMVPAMKPTDAFSKMAHRKIERVAIDELEGRVTAVLLTPYPPGIPLLIPGERFNKVIVNYLKFAREFNEKFPGFETDNHGLVKQVVDGKAVYYVDCVQQED, encoded by the coding sequence ATGAAATTTAGATTTCCCATTGTGATTATTGACGAAGATTTTCGCTCAGAAAACTCGTCTGGCCTGGGCATCCGGGTGTTGGCCAAAGCGATTGAAGAGGAAGGTCTGGAGGTGCTTGGTGTGACCAGCTACGGCGACCTCACCTCTTTCGCGCAGCAGCAAAGCCGTGCCTCGGCGTTTATCCTGTCGATTGACGATGAGGAGATCGTTGAAGAGAAACCAGAAGCCATCGAGCAGCTGCGTAATTTTGTACAGGAAATCCGTTACCGTAACGAAGAGATTCCGATCTTTTTGCATGGCGAGACCCGCACCAGCCGCCACATTCCAAATGATGTGCTGCGTGAGTTGCATGGCTTTATCCATATGAACGAGGATACGCCAGAGTTTGTGGCACGCCTGATTATCCGCGAAGCCAAGGCCTACCTGGACAGCCTGCCACCGCCCTTCTTCAAGGCGCTGACGCATTACGCGGCTGATGGTTCCTACTCCTGGCACTGCCCCGGTCACTCCGGTGGCGTCGCGTTTCTGAAATCACCGGTCGGCCAGATGTTCCACCAGTTTTTTGGCGAGAACATGCTGCGGGCAGACGTGTGTAACGCGGTAGATGAACTCGGCCAATTGCTGGACCATACCGGCCCGGTCGCCGCTTCCGAGCGCAATGCCGCACGTATTTACAACTGCGATCACCTCTATTTTGTCACTAACGGCACCTCGACCTCGAACAAGATCGTCTGGAACTCCACCGTCGCGCCTGGTGACATCGTGGTGGTTGACCGTAACTGCCATAAATCCGTATTGCACTCCATCATCATGACCGGGGCGGTGCCGGTATTCCTGATGCCAACGCGTAACCACTTTGGCATTATCGGCCCGATTCCGAAAAGCGAGTTTGCCTGGGAAAATATCCAGAAGAAAATCGAACGCAACCCGTTTGCCACCGACAAAAACGCCAAGCCACGCGTACTGACCATCACGCAATCCACCTATGACGGCGTGCTATACAACGTTGAAGAAATCAAGGAAATGCTGGATGGCAAGATCGACACCCTGCACTTTGATGAAGCCTGGCTGCCACACGCGACCTTCCATGACTTTTATGGTGACTACCACGCGATTGGCGCAGACCGCCCACGCTGTAAAGAATCCATGGTGTTCTCCACCCAGTCCACGCACAAACTGCTGGCTGGCCTAAGCCAGGCCTCGCAAATTCTGGTACAGGATGCTGACCAGAACCGCCTGGACCGCGATGTGTTCAACGAAGCCTATCTGATGCACACCTCTACCAGCCCGCAATACTCGATTATTGCCAGCTGTGACGTGGCTGCCGCCATGATGGAAGCCCCAGGCGGCACCGCCCTGGTAGAAGAATCACTCAAAGAAGCCCTGGACTTCCGCCGCGCCATGCGCAAGGTCGACGAAGAATGGGGCACCGACTGGTGGTTTAAAGTCTGGGGCCCGACCGATTTGTCCGAAGACGGTCTGGAAGAACGAGATGCCTGGATGCTGAAAGCCAATGAGCGCTGGCACGGCTTTGGCAACCTGGCCGAAGGCTTTAACATGCTGGACCCGATCAAAGCCACCATCATCACGCCCGGGCTGGATGTAGATGGTGAATTCTCAGAAGAATTCGGCATCCCGGCAGCGATTGTGACCAAGTACCTGGCTGAACACGGCGTGATCGTCGAAAAAACCGGTCTCTACTCGTTCTTTATCATGTTTACCATCGGCATTACCAAAGGCCGCTGGAACACCATGGTCGCCGCGTTACAACAGTTTAAAGACGACTATGACAAAAACCAGCCATTATGGAAAGTGCTGCCGGAATTTGTGCAGAAGCATCCACGCTATGAACGCGTCGGCCTCAAAGATTTGTGTACACAAATTCACGAAGTCTACAAAGCCAATGACGTCGCCCGCCTGACTACAGAAATGTATCTGTCTGACATGGTGCCAGCCATGAAACCGACGGACGCCTTCTCAAAAATGGCGCACCGCAAAATTGAGCGCGTGGCCATTGATGAACTCGAAGGCCGCGTGACTGCTGTGCTCTTAACCCCCTACCCGCCAGGTATTCCACTGCTGATTCCAGGTGAACGCTTTAACAAGGTCATTGTGAACTACCTCAAATTTGCACGCGAATTCAACGAGAAATTCCCGGGCTTTGAGACCGATAACCATGGTTTGGTGAAGCAAGTCGTGGATGGTAAAGCCGTGTATTACGTGGATTGTGTGCAGCAGGAAGATTAG
- a CDS encoding dihydrofolate reductase — MQALSLIVAHADNRVIGQNNQLPWHLPEDLKRFKQLTMGHHIIMGRKTYESLGRLLPGRTTVVVTRDTEYAVEGAKVVHSLPQALAACAGDEEPFLIGGAELYAQGLPYVTRLYITRVYAHVGGDAFFPEIEMHDWELVSEEGHTSENGLHYSDMVYQRR, encoded by the coding sequence ATGCAAGCCCTTTCCCTGATCGTCGCCCATGCAGACAACCGTGTCATTGGTCAAAATAATCAGTTGCCCTGGCACCTGCCCGAAGACCTCAAGCGCTTCAAACAACTGACCATGGGCCATCACATTATTATGGGCCGCAAAACCTATGAGTCGCTGGGTCGCTTGTTGCCCGGGCGCACCACGGTAGTCGTCACTCGTGATACTGAATACGCGGTTGAAGGAGCCAAGGTTGTACATTCACTGCCACAAGCGCTTGCAGCCTGTGCCGGTGATGAAGAACCCTTTCTGATTGGCGGCGCGGAGTTGTATGCACAGGGCCTGCCTTATGTTACGCGGCTATACATTACGCGGGTATATGCTCATGTCGGCGGGGATGCATTTTTCCCGGAAATCGAGATGCATGATTGGGAATTGGTGAGTGAGGAAGGGCATACCTCGGAGAATGGCTTGCATTATAGTGATATGGTTTATCAGCGGCGATGA
- the gnd gene encoding phosphogluconate dehydrogenase (NAD(+)-dependent, decarboxylating): MKLAMIGLGKMGGNMAARLLRHKINVVGFDFNTEFVNRLVKEEGLEAATSVADAVSKLEGQKIVWLMLPAGEITENQIKDLIPMLNKGDIIVDGGNSNYKHSQRRGAMLAEHGIGFIDCGTSGGVWGLDNGYCLMYGGEKQYADVLAPYAQALTHADRGWAHVGPVGSGHFTKMIHNGIEYGMMQAFAEGLDLIKGKEEFNLDLAQITELWRHGSVVRSWLLDLTAEALKQDQSLQEIAPYVADSGEGRWTVVEAVEQGVAAPVLTTALQARFRSQDSEGYSYKLLSLMRNAFGGHSVKTK, encoded by the coding sequence ATGAAATTAGCAATGATTGGCTTGGGCAAAATGGGCGGTAACATGGCTGCTCGCTTGCTGCGTCACAAAATTAACGTGGTTGGTTTTGACTTTAACACCGAATTCGTTAACAGACTGGTTAAAGAAGAAGGCCTGGAAGCAGCGACCTCCGTTGCGGATGCAGTTAGCAAACTCGAAGGCCAAAAAATTGTTTGGTTGATGTTGCCCGCTGGCGAAATCACCGAAAATCAAATCAAAGATTTGATCCCGATGCTGAACAAAGGCGACATCATCGTCGATGGCGGCAACTCAAACTACAAACATAGTCAGCGCCGTGGCGCAATGTTGGCCGAACATGGTATCGGCTTTATCGACTGTGGTACTTCCGGCGGCGTTTGGGGCCTGGATAACGGTTACTGCCTGATGTACGGCGGTGAAAAACAATATGCTGATGTATTGGCGCCTTATGCACAGGCATTGACCCACGCGGATCGCGGCTGGGCACACGTTGGCCCTGTCGGTTCTGGTCACTTCACCAAAATGATCCACAACGGGATCGAATACGGCATGATGCAAGCCTTTGCTGAAGGTTTGGACCTGATCAAAGGTAAAGAAGAGTTCAACCTGGACTTGGCACAAATCACTGAACTGTGGCGTCATGGTTCCGTGGTACGCAGCTGGTTGCTCGACTTGACGGCTGAAGCACTCAAACAAGACCAAAGCCTGCAAGAAATTGCACCATACGTTGCTGACTCCGGTGAAGGCCGCTGGACCGTGGTTGAAGCGGTTGAGCAAGGTGTGGCAGCGCCAGTGTTGACCACTGCATTGCAAGCACGTTTCAGAAGCCAAGACTCTGAAGGCTACAGCTACAAGCTGCTGTCACTGATGCGTAATGCATTCGGTGGCCACTCAGTGAAAACCAAGTAA
- the apbC gene encoding iron-sulfur cluster carrier protein ApbC — protein sequence MAISDIVIQSTLKLSIDPNTGKDFVSSKSIKNIQVNGNDVSLDVVLGYPAATQLDLIRAQITEALKSIADIGKITVNVGSRIVAHSVQRGVNLLPNVKNVIAVASGKGGVGKSTTSVNLALALAAEGATVGLLDADIYGPSQPQMLGISGRPDSADGKSIEPMRAHGIQAMSIGFLVDTDTPMVWRGPMVTGALEQLLRDTRWQDLDYLVIDLPPGTGDIQLTLAQKIPVTGAIIVTTPQDIALLDARKGLKMFEKVGIPILGIVENMSTHICSNCGHEEHIFGAGGGALMAKDYNVELLGSLPLDINIRMQADGGQPTVVAMPDGAIAKTYKEIARKAASKIAIASLDHSAKFPNIVIQNT from the coding sequence ATGGCCATCAGCGATATTGTGATTCAAAGCACGCTCAAACTGAGCATAGACCCCAATACTGGCAAGGACTTTGTCAGCAGCAAATCAATCAAAAATATACAAGTCAATGGCAATGATGTCAGCCTGGATGTGGTGCTAGGCTACCCTGCAGCGACACAACTGGACCTGATACGTGCACAAATTACCGAGGCATTAAAAAGCATTGCCGACATTGGCAAAATCACCGTCAATGTTGGCAGCCGCATTGTGGCGCATAGCGTGCAACGCGGCGTCAACTTGCTGCCTAACGTAAAAAACGTGATTGCCGTGGCGTCTGGTAAAGGCGGCGTGGGCAAATCCACCACGTCAGTCAATCTGGCACTGGCCTTGGCTGCTGAAGGCGCCACCGTCGGCTTGCTCGATGCGGATATTTACGGGCCTAGCCAGCCACAGATGCTAGGCATTTCCGGCCGACCGGATAGCGCCGATGGCAAGAGCATAGAACCGATGCGTGCGCATGGCATCCAGGCCATGAGCATCGGCTTTCTGGTCGATACCGACACGCCCATGGTGTGGCGCGGTCCGATGGTGACCGGCGCTCTGGAGCAATTGCTGCGCGATACACGTTGGCAGGATCTGGATTATTTGGTGATTGACCTGCCTCCTGGCACCGGCGACATCCAGCTGACTCTGGCACAAAAAATTCCGGTCACCGGCGCGATTATCGTCACCACCCCGCAAGACATCGCCTTGCTCGACGCGCGCAAGGGCCTGAAAATGTTCGAAAAAGTCGGCATCCCGATTTTAGGCATTGTTGAAAACATGAGTACGCATATCTGCTCCAACTGCGGCCATGAAGAGCATATTTTTGGCGCAGGCGGCGGCGCCTTGATGGCTAAAGACTATAACGTGGAGTTGCTCGGCAGTTTGCCGCTGGATATCAATATCCGCATGCAAGCAGACGGCGGCCAGCCTACCGTAGTCGCCATGCCGGATGGCGCCATTGCAAAAACGTATAAAGAAATTGCACGCAAAGCAGCAAGCAAAATCGCCATTGCCAGCCTGGACCATAGCGCCAAGTTCCCCAACATCGTCATTCAAAATACATAA